The genomic DNA TTTAGAGCAATTTAAGCCAAACATGTTACTGCACCACACAATAAAACTTGCCACTGATATTAAGAAAGGGATTTTGTGTAGTTCTTAAAGGAGCAGTGTGcaggatttagtggcatctgGTGGTGAGGTTGCAGATTGCATCAAACATTAAGACTGAAACCACTGTTAAAACATGGCGGTGCAACACGGACGGCTTCATGGAAGCAGACCTACTACTGCAAAGCTAGTGGAAATGATTCATACTGGGTGATATACAGTAATGAATATTATATTTCTGCCGACAGATCCCCCTTAGTCCTACACACTGGTTCTGCACTCGTCCTTTAAACTGCCAGCCTGTTCAAATCCTAGTCGGTGATTAATTCCTGCTCGGGGCTTCAAATCCTACGAGCAGAGGCAGCTTCATGTCAAATAGATCTTCGGAAAGAGTTTGAGGGATTAACAGGCCTGTTGGGGAATACTGCTCGAGCTGAGGAGTGATTTCAGACCTGACTCGGCTTTCAGACATTTACATTCCATGTTCCAAGTTCGAGGAAACTTTTCTTGCTCTTGCAAAAGCGTCATAACAAATTGAGCTTCTCCACGAGAGAGACAACTCTGATCTTTGACACAATGAGTCTCATGAAAGGTTGACGATTGCACAAAAGGGCAAAGCGGTGATACGGTTCCACGAAGGAGCGAGTGCCTGACTGACTTTTGTCGGTATTTTGATCTACAGCTCGGCAGCTAAAAGTGAAAAGGCTGAATTCAGTATGAATAAAGCTCAGAAGAAAGCAGCTATTTCATTGATTAAATGATGATAtcttgtttgtattttcatggTCAACACTTTCTAAGATCTAACTAATAAAGACAAGCAGACCCAAGCAGAATTCAAGCCCAATTTAGCCAAGGACTCGTCTGCAACAACTTTACTTTTATGATCGACGGAATTTCTGGCACATTGGTTGTTTTCAATTGATCCACACACTGTGATCATAAAAGTCTCAGGTTGTGAATGAGATCCAGGGCAGAGGAAAACACTTAGGGTGATTTAACACAATGTGTAAAATTAAACTCTGTGTGCCCATCTTAAATAAACAGGGGAAGTACTCGCTGTAATCCACAGCTAGGGTGGCACCGCAGTAATTCTCCTCCAACCTTGTCCCGTCCCTGCTTAATTTTGCCTCCACCGAATAAATGGCTTAGTCCGCCTCATCATTTAACCGAGGACGTCTCCTTGAATCAATGCCAAACACTAATCTGTGAGTTTCATATCAAACGGAGCCTCCAGGAGATAACAGTGAGGCGGCGAAGACCAAAGCCGGCGATTTTGATATAAATATCTGACTCCCTGAACCCTTTGCCACGTTCTAATTATATTAGGATTAATTGGCTGGGGTCTGAGGGACCCTGGTTGCGAGTGTGGGAGTATAAACGCACAACACACCTTGTTGCATGGGCCCTGGACTCTCTTGAAAAGCCTGTTAATTAGGCCTGTGGTGAGGTGTGATGAAGGGGAGCAGTATATAAACACGCCCCGGCAGAGGGTGGACACCCGGGTCACCTGCTACCGGCCTCCCGACAGCCGCCGCCTGTATCACGAGGAGCCACATGCTGCGTCTGCGTCTCAGGGGGTCGGCCGACAGCAAAACTTTTCACACACAGGAGCTGCAGCGTCTCCTCATCTTATATCTGTCCGATTGATTTAGCTGAAGGTGTGTTTCCCCCACCTTACGCCACCTCCCTTAAATATGTACCCGCACACCGCAGAGATCTAATGTCCGTCATAACATCGACGAGCCACATGAAGACTTTTAATGAGACTGATTCCACACTCAACATCCGTCCCTTTCCTTTTATCCCCTCTTCTCCCgaatgctcctcttcctcctctaaccCGAGAGAGAAGCTCTCACCATCAATCAGCCGTGGGCTCCTGTGGACTGAGACGGTGTCACGCTGggctctgtgtgtttccagatAGGACCACTGTGCCCTCAGGTTACCTCTGCACTTCCACTTTGACATCCCTGGTATTTACTAGCTGTAGAGAAAATTGAAAATTACACCAGAGTTAGCGCACAGGAGTGAaagttttgacttttttttttttttaaattgggaCTGTTTTCTAGCAGGGGGTTTGGACGGAAAACGGTTGTTTCTGTCAATCAGTAATCATAGTCCTCCGCAGCCAGCCGACAAGAAAATGTTACATCGAGATCAGTCATCGGTTCCACGGAGCGGCTGTCATACCAATAATGCTTCGTCTCGACAAAACAAGAGTTTGAGCAGAATTGGATTTGTTGTCGCTCCCTTGAGAACAGCGTCTTGTGAGTTAAGACAACTACCAGATTGTGGGATTAAAACCGTTTTCAGGCGTGAACTCTGGAACATGGATGTTGAACAGAACACAGGAGGAGATTCTTGGGGTCACACATGTTCAGATTTGTCTTCAGTCAGTGTCTTATGTGTATGGCTCCTCCTTTTCATCCAGAAGTATTTGTAACTGTTCATCAATGTGCCCACTCACCTGAGGTTACATGTCAAGACGTTATCCTGTCGTCTCCTCGTCACTGAtctgatgttttcttctgtcacaatttgttttattattatttcatcttAAACATGTacataataagaaaaaaagcgAGTCGAATCCCATCTTATACTTTTATGGGGTTTATtataatcattttcttttttgttttactctAAGAAGCTTTTGGTTTAAGATGTATTGTCTACATGACAGATGAACACGCTCCaggaaaacatgtttaaaataatacatgAGATGTAATGATGAGAACCAGGATTTACAAACATGGATCTCAGCAGGTTTGTTGAAAGTCCTTTTTTTGACGATTGAAGCTGTTCCAACACATCAGCCTCCAGGTGAGCTTCCCTCAGACCCACACACGTTCAAACTGCTGTTATATCGATGTCATGatgttttttacagatttaCGTGATGATAAATGTAAAAGGAACATGTGATAATCTGTGAAACCAGACGTCTCTCTGTGCACAGTGGGTCCTGGTGGGCTTCAGACCCTGACCCAGGTGGAAACAGCTAACAGGTCTACATGGgtttctgctgtttgtgtgagaatCACATGGTGCAGGCGAGTCCGAGCGTCCGCGgacaataaagtgaaaaaatagATTCATTTTTCatggaaacactttttttttttataaatctgtttattgaaacacatcacatcatgtttcatgacctttacaaatagatgcatgcttcttctttttttttgccaaataaacaaacatacaaacaaacaaaccaacaagtagaaaacatacaaaacattatcccaccccccaccccaattGGTCTTCCCTTTTCAAACAGAATATCTCATCAGCCACCTTACATTTGTACATTGAATGGAAACACTTTTAatgacagaatcattttgccttcatcacatcaaacagaaaaatgttcatatatgttggattatttcatatgtgaacagactttaggtgattaaacatgaatcctgtgtcatgtgtgagttttatttaagtttgttgaatgtgaacaatgatcagctgttattaataaatgtgtttttatgtggatcttcatcagtttgctcgacttcatggatccacacaaaatctaaatgatataaacatttcccatgaaagtaaaaaacaaaccaaagataaatatcagataataatgaaatctttttacacacgtggtaagtcgacaggagaaataaacatgagtgagaagaagagaaataaacaaagctttagaataacgagtttaacatttaaattcagcagatttctctagaagaaataaacatgatgaataaaatctttatctctaactgctctgatccagcgtcacagagacattcacaggtaacagcttcactgGGTGATGTTGATCTCTAGTGCcaaagtatggaaacatcttaTGAGTGAAAGTgagtgtgaaggtgtgaatgtgtttgttagtatcaggatcagagaacgatagttttcctctgttccagtccagtttcactctgatcctctggatcttctgcacagtgAGATCAGAAAATGCTGATGGtgacactgctgtgtatttaCCTTCATGGAACCATATTCCCCATGTTCCACACAGCATGGTCCCCTTCCTCTGGACAAACCCTGCTGACACACCCATTGACCAGcgtgtactgtctccaaccaggacgtcccagctgtgagtccctgagttaaaaccctgagatcccaggactgagaaGAAATGATCAAACCTCTCtagattgtcaggaagcttctgtttttttcctactctcaaactggtcagatcttcagacaggacgagtacTGGATTAGCAGAGTTTGGGTTCAGAACCAcgggactgtaggagaccaggtccttcatcttgttccagatgttgaagctcaggttgcacAGATGTTTGGCAacgtctatcagagctcctgaggccagccgtggatcatccagcagggggtgCTGCTGAActtgttccactgcagccttgtagttgagcaggaacaagacgtcttcagctctcatctcgtcctctgtggctctgattgtgtctgaaagagctgttatgtctctgctcagagcctcaatcttcttcttcatcatccgactcttctgctcctcttcctgcctcagtgcagccatcctggccacctcttcctcctccagaaactgatgaagatttttaaactgctccttgatctgcctCTCTGTGAGTCcagcctggaccttaatgtgttttgctgtttgttcacaATTTACTTTAACACGTGtaaaacactgtaacttcttcttcaagggctccagagtttcctgaagctgcttcttgtgttgctgtgcagcttcatcgatggggcTGAATCTGTGGTCAGCATGTTTttttgaatctctgcagacgagacacactggctgctgatggtccagacagaagactctgagtttctctgagtgcagactgcagagagcatgtgaagagctctgaattctctcctgtaagaacctctcacacaggttctttaacaccAGGTTACCAGGTGGTTCTGAccttgaagatcttctcttacaaagtggacactcttttactgctttgtctttccaccagctcttcaaacAGTCtctacagaagctgtggctacatgacagaacaacaggatctctgaagacatcttGGCAGATGGAACAACAGAAATCCACTTCTGATCTGGAAGCCATtaagtctccaggtgaagctgaaaacagacagtcagtcagtcacagctccacgaacttcactgaggtttaattcccctctgagtcgaggtgtttgttaaactcacggtcagtgtgtggagcgtcggcaggttgtagcttcactcttctctcctagctggactcactcaggatgtctggtctggtttggtttggaaggtgaatgtgatcgtctggttttcagcctgcgtctcttcagggaggaacagatgtttcctggtttctctggtgtgtcaggacacgattgttaaaagtaattcaagccttggatttgataactggtcaaaagtgttttggcagcaacaagctcacacagacaagagacttggttgtaaaatagctTCTTGAATATGATCATTATCTGATCAGTGTTCACCGCTCAGAGGTC from Limanda limanda chromosome 6, fLimLim1.1, whole genome shotgun sequence includes the following:
- the LOC133003085 gene encoding E3 ubiquitin-protein ligase TRIM35-like encodes the protein MASRSEVDFCCSICQDVFRDPVVLSCSHSFCRDCLKSWWKDKAVKECPLCKRRSSRSEPPGNLVLKNLCERFLQERIQSSSHALCSLHSEKLRVFCLDHQQPVCLVCRDSKKHADHRFSPIDEAAQQHKKQLQETLEPLKKKLQCFTRVKVNCEQTAKHIKVQAGLTERQIKEQFKNLHQFLEEEEVARMAALRQEEEQKSRMMKKKIEALSRDITALSDTIRATEDEMRAEDVLFLLNYKAAVEQVQQHPLLDDPRLASGALIDVAKHLCNLSFNIWNKMKDLVSYSPVVLNPNSANPVLVLSEDLTSLRVGKKQKLPDNLERFDHFFSVLGSQGFNSGTHSWDVLVGDSTRWSMGVSAGFVQRKGTMLCGTWGIWFHEGKYTAVSPSAFSDLTVQKIQRIRVKLDWNRGKLSFSDPDTNKHIHTFTLTFTHKMFPYFGTRDQHHPVKLLPVNVSVTLDQSS